The Toxorhynchites rutilus septentrionalis strain SRP chromosome 3, ASM2978413v1, whole genome shotgun sequence genome includes a region encoding these proteins:
- the LOC129772862 gene encoding protein limb expression 1 homolog isoform X2 produces the protein MMVYSEEPIWTIPHIPALYDDGDYGVNVVEALQEFWQMKAARGADLKNGALVIYESIPSTSQPYVCYVTLPGGSCFGSFQNCPTKAEARRSSAKIALMNSVFNEHPSRRISDDFIEKAVQEARASFKGENPEDDGPDTGIGAFRFMLETNKGRTMLEFQELMTVFQLLHWNGSLKAMRERQCSRQEVVAHYSNRSLDDEMRQQMALDWIEREHENPGLLSRELAIAERELETARLAGRELRFPKEKKDILQMAHNQLNGGSNINS, from the exons ATGATGGTCTACTCTGAGGAACCCATCTGGACCATTCCCCACATCCCAGCACTTTACGACGACGGAGATTATGGTG TAAACGTCGTCGAGGCATTGCAGGAGTTCTGGCAGATGAAGGCCGCACGGGGAGCAGACCTGAAAAATGGCGCACTGGTGATATACGAATCCATCCCGTCTACGAGTCAACCGTACGTCTGTTATGTAACCTTGCCCGGCGGAAGCTGCTTCGGAAGTTTCCAG AATTGTCCAACCAAGGCGGAAGCCCGCCGGAGTTCGGCCAAGATAGCTTTAATGAATTCGGTTTTCAACGAGCATCCCTCCCGTCGGATCAGCGACGACTTCATCGAGAAGGCAGTGCAGGAAGCACGGGCGTCCTTCAAGGGAGAAAACCCGGAGGATGACGGGCCAGATACGGGGATCGGGGCATTCAG GTTTATGCTGGAAACCAACAAAGGTCGAACGATGCTCGAGTTCCAGGAGCTGATGACCGTGTTCCAGCTGCTCCATTGGAATGGTTCGCTCAAGGCGATGCGCGAGCGGCAATGCTCCCGGCAGGAAGTGGTCGCCCACTATTCCAACCGATCTCTGGATGATGAAATGCGCCAGCAGATGGCCCTGGATTGGATCGAACGGGAGCACGAGAATCCGGGTTTGCTGAGTAGAGAGCTGGCTATAGCCGAGAGAGAACTTGAGACTGCTCGACTGGCTGGACGAGAGCTACGGTTCCCCAAGGAGAAGAAGGACATCCTACAGATGGCTCACAATCAACTCAACGGTGGCAGCAATATCAACAGTTGA